The following proteins come from a genomic window of Bacteroidia bacterium:
- a CDS encoding zinc dependent phospholipase C family protein: MKKLLFVLTLILISYTAYSWGFWAHQRINRIAVFTLPAEMIPFYKAHIEFITEHATDPDSRRYAVEYEAPRHFIDIDHYGKYPFLNVPRQWEDAKATYTEDTLITYGIVPWHIQVSLAQLTNAFKEKNLEKILKYSAELGHYVADAHVPLHTTENYNGQLTGQKGIHGFWESRLPELFGETYNFFVGKAYFIKNTLEEAWATVLESHAALDSVLSFEKELSKVFPPDKKYSFENRNGVLVKVYSKEFSAAYHSRLNGQVERRMRKAILRIGSFWRTAWEKAGKPDLIELAKERLSAAQLKTIEQEQALWKKYAQNPLQKDRESVFIELIGKVESSHEHECCVLSYHKSKVKPQKTTLSAKHFWECIIEKIFKWIYFLCKVVGYEG; encoded by the coding sequence ATGAAAAAGCTACTTTTTGTTTTAACCTTAATTCTGATAAGTTACACAGCGTACAGCTGGGGCTTTTGGGCGCATCAACGCATCAACCGAATAGCAGTCTTTACTTTACCCGCCGAAATGATTCCTTTTTATAAGGCACATATTGAATTTATCACTGAACATGCTACAGACCCAGACAGTCGTAGATATGCAGTAGAATATGAAGCCCCAAGACACTTTATTGATATTGACCACTATGGCAAATATCCTTTTCTTAATGTACCACGCCAATGGGAAGACGCCAAAGCAACCTACACAGAAGATACTTTAATCACTTATGGAATTGTGCCTTGGCATATTCAAGTTAGCTTAGCACAACTGACAAATGCTTTCAAAGAAAAAAATCTTGAAAAAATTCTCAAATACAGTGCAGAGTTAGGGCATTATGTAGCAGACGCACACGTACCCCTGCACACTACTGAAAACTACAATGGTCAGCTTACAGGGCAAAAAGGAATTCATGGCTTTTGGGAGTCTCGTTTACCTGAACTCTTTGGAGAAACGTACAACTTTTTTGTTGGAAAAGCATATTTTATCAAAAATACCTTAGAGGAGGCTTGGGCAACTGTTTTGGAATCGCATGCAGCTTTGGATAGTGTATTATCTTTTGAAAAAGAGTTGAGCAAGGTCTTCCCACCTGATAAAAAATACAGTTTTGAAAATCGTAATGGCGTACTAGTAAAAGTCTATTCAAAAGAATTCTCGGCTGCTTATCATAGTCGCTTAAATGGACAGGTAGAGCGCCGTATGCGTAAGGCTATTTTGCGAATAGGTTCATTTTGGCGCACTGCATGGGAAAAAGCAGGCAAACCTGACTTAATTGAACTAGCCAAAGAAAGATTATCCGCTGCGCAGCTGAAAACAATTGAACAAGAGCAAGCTCTGTGGAAAAAGTATGCTCAAAATCCTCTGCAAAAAGACCGAGAAAGTGTATTTATAGAGCTAATAGGCAAAGTGGAGTCTTCTCATGAGCATGAGTGTTGTGTTTTGAGCTATCACAAAAGCAAGGTAAAGCCACAAAAAACCACATTGAGCGCAAAGCACTTTTGGGAATGTATC
- a CDS encoding SPOR domain-containing protein produces MIPAKLIAEYFYEFKKVSFEGIGTLERKHTPAKLDVAAKVFIPPKMYIEFSKEVTNSKDFIRYLCITQNITEKQAQIKVEKFISELKAVLETQYEYQLDKLGKFKYNPDTKEISFEQNPDAFADNPLYFGLGEAHFISSTRSTLTPQNSSEKKQKPTEEAQKIGSQSITTTQPAKITAQELKMSLAEMEEKEKIQKEQQKKVEAPVLIPIVLTVGMGLLFVSIFMFGLSYFFPSLDALHIYHHTKIDSAKNQAVYLDTTKSTVHKDSTQKVSIENQTPTPPTSNLPTRSDIVNEAGNANGSYYIIAGSFTSFETANKQIEKWRNKGFEAHLLVSPQGRYRLYLSQTNNEQDAVNMLAELKSKTGKKDLWILYQ; encoded by the coding sequence ATGATACCTGCCAAACTAATAGCAGAGTACTTTTATGAATTTAAAAAAGTATCTTTCGAAGGAATAGGCACACTAGAACGCAAGCATACTCCTGCTAAATTAGATGTAGCAGCTAAAGTTTTTATCCCCCCTAAAATGTACATTGAGTTTAGCAAAGAAGTTACAAACAGCAAAGATTTTATACGCTACCTTTGTATAACCCAAAATATTACAGAAAAACAAGCTCAAATTAAAGTAGAAAAGTTTATTTCAGAACTTAAAGCCGTTTTAGAAACTCAATACGAGTACCAATTAGACAAGCTAGGCAAGTTCAAGTATAACCCTGACACTAAAGAAATCTCTTTTGAGCAAAATCCTGATGCTTTCGCAGATAATCCTTTGTATTTTGGACTCGGTGAAGCTCACTTTATCTCTTCAACTCGCTCTACACTTACGCCTCAAAATAGCTCAGAAAAAAAACAAAAACCTACCGAAGAAGCTCAAAAAATAGGTAGTCAATCCATCACAACCACTCAACCAGCTAAAATCACTGCACAGGAACTAAAAATGAGTTTAGCAGAAATGGAAGAAAAAGAAAAAATCCAAAAAGAGCAACAAAAAAAAGTAGAAGCCCCTGTTCTGATCCCGATTGTTTTAACTGTTGGAATGGGGCTTCTATTCGTTAGTATATTTATGTTCGGCTTGAGCTATTTCTTTCCTTCTCTTGATGCTCTGCATATCTACCACCACACAAAAATAGACTCTGCAAAAAATCAAGCAGTGTATCTAGATACAACAAAAAGTACAGTGCATAAAGACTCTACACAAAAAGTATCAATCGAAAACCAAACTCCAACCCCTCCTACAAGTAATCTACCAACCCGTAGCGATATTGTTAATGAAGCTGGCAATGCAAATGGCTCTTATTATATTATTGCAGGTTCTTTCACTAGCTTTGAAACAGCCAACAAACAAATAGAAAAATGGCGAAACAAAGGCTTTGAAGCCCATTTGCTCGTTTCGCCCCAAGGTAGATATAGACTTTATCTCTCTCAAACAAACAACGAGCAAGATGCAGTAAATATGTTAGCAGAACTCAAATCTAAAACAGGTAAAAAAGACCTATGGATACTATACCAATGA
- the lpdA gene encoding dihydrolipoyl dehydrogenase yields the protein MNNFDILVIGAGPGGYVAAIRASQLGFSVGLIEKNKLGGVCLNVGCIPTKALLKSADVFQYIAHAKDYGIDVVEAKPNFAGMIKRSREVAEGMSKGIEFLMKKNKINVIKGAATFNKDKSVSVKDDSGKVTTYTAKHIIIATGAKPRSLPSMPIDGKKIISSTEAMMLSTQPKKMIIVGAGAIGVEFAYFYHSIGTQVVLIELQKNILPAEDEEISRTLERIYRKNGMEIKTESVVEKVEHTPNGVKAYVKTPSGVETIEADVLLSAVGVAPNTEGLGLENVGVATNKAGWIQVDQWYQTNVPGIYAIGDVNGTGPWLAHVASAEGIICVEKIKGLPVEPLDYSNIPGCTYCTPQVASVGLTEKKARELGYEIKVGKFPFTASGKAKASGKSEGLVKVIFDAKYGEWLGCHMIGEGVTDMIAEAVVARKLETTGHEIIKSVHPHPTLSEAIMEATADAYGEVIHI from the coding sequence ATGAACAATTTTGATATCCTTGTCATTGGCGCAGGACCTGGGGGCTATGTAGCTGCCATACGCGCTTCACAGTTAGGTTTCTCCGTTGGACTAATTGAAAAAAATAAACTTGGCGGAGTATGCTTAAATGTAGGTTGTATTCCTACCAAAGCTCTACTCAAAAGTGCAGACGTGTTTCAATACATTGCTCATGCCAAAGACTACGGTATAGACGTGGTAGAAGCTAAGCCTAATTTTGCAGGAATGATAAAACGCAGCAGAGAGGTTGCAGAAGGTATGAGCAAAGGTATTGAGTTTTTAATGAAGAAAAACAAAATAAATGTAATTAAAGGTGCTGCTACATTTAATAAAGATAAAAGCGTGAGTGTAAAAGATGATAGTGGAAAAGTAACTACCTACACAGCTAAGCATATTATCATTGCTACGGGTGCTAAACCTCGTTCTCTTCCCTCTATGCCAATTGATGGTAAAAAGATTATTTCTTCTACCGAAGCAATGATGCTTTCTACTCAACCTAAAAAGATGATTATTGTAGGTGCAGGAGCTATTGGGGTGGAGTTTGCGTATTTCTATCATAGTATCGGTACGCAAGTAGTTTTAATTGAATTGCAAAAAAATATCTTACCTGCAGAAGACGAAGAGATTTCTCGCACTTTGGAGCGCATTTACCGAAAAAATGGTATGGAAATTAAGACAGAAAGTGTAGTTGAGAAGGTAGAACATACACCTAACGGAGTTAAAGCGTACGTCAAAACTCCTTCAGGGGTAGAAACTATTGAAGCGGATGTATTGCTTTCTGCAGTAGGCGTTGCGCCCAACACAGAGGGACTAGGATTAGAAAATGTGGGAGTGGCTACAAACAAGGCAGGTTGGATACAAGTAGATCAGTGGTATCAGACTAATGTACCAGGTATTTACGCAATAGGGGACGTTAATGGTACAGGACCTTGGCTAGCTCATGTAGCTAGTGCTGAAGGAATTATTTGCGTAGAAAAGATTAAGGGTTTGCCCGTAGAACCATTGGATTACAGCAATATACCTGGATGTACATACTGTACACCACAAGTAGCTAGCGTAGGTCTAACGGAGAAGAAAGCAAGAGAACTAGGCTACGAGATTAAAGTAGGTAAATTTCCTTTTACTGCATCGGGTAAAGCAAAGGCATCAGGTAAAAGTGAGGGCTTAGTTAAAGTAATTTTTGATGCCAAGTATGGAGAATGGTTAGGTTGCCACATGATAGGCGAAGGAGTTACAGATATGATTGCAGAAGCTGTGGTAGCACGTAAGTTAGAAACTACGGGACATGAGATTATTAAATCTGTACATCCTCATCCCACGCTTTCCGAAGCCATTATGGAAGCTACAGCAGATGCTTACGGCGAAGTAATTCACATATAA
- a CDS encoding RluA family pseudouridine synthase: MAENEVLETENEGYEHYRIKVDPGQSPIRIDVFLAHRLGNKTSRTKIKYAAEAECIRVNEKPVKASYKVKPNDVISIVLPTPPPPECEPEYLPLDIVYEDEHLIVVNKPAGIVVHPGVGNYHGTLVQGLMWYFNQLPSSQGKEYRPGLVHRIDKNTSGLLVVAKSELAMVKLAKQFFEHTIERKYIALVWGDVKQDRGTVVGNIVRASQDRKVYAVSRDPQQGKHAVTHYQVLERFGETTLLSLQLETGRTHQIRVHMKHIGHTLFGDENYGGDKILYGQITQKYKQFIENCFKLCPRQALHAHTLGFIHPETYKKLYFEQPLPEDMENLIQKWRKYKNLIS; encoded by the coding sequence ATGGCAGAGAATGAGGTTTTGGAAACAGAAAATGAAGGTTATGAACATTATCGGATAAAAGTAGATCCTGGACAATCTCCTATTCGCATAGACGTTTTTTTGGCACATAGGTTAGGGAATAAAACTTCGCGTACTAAAATTAAGTACGCTGCGGAAGCAGAGTGCATTCGTGTCAATGAGAAGCCTGTTAAGGCAAGCTATAAAGTCAAACCGAATGATGTTATTAGTATAGTTTTACCTACTCCTCCTCCACCTGAGTGCGAACCCGAATATTTACCTTTGGATATTGTGTATGAGGATGAGCATTTGATTGTTGTTAATAAACCTGCGGGTATAGTGGTGCATCCTGGCGTAGGGAATTATCATGGCACGTTAGTACAAGGTTTGATGTGGTATTTTAATCAACTACCTAGTTCACAGGGCAAAGAGTATAGACCAGGATTAGTTCATAGGATAGATAAAAATACTAGTGGCTTATTAGTTGTGGCTAAAAGCGAATTGGCTATGGTGAAATTAGCTAAACAATTTTTTGAACATACTATAGAGCGTAAATACATTGCTTTAGTTTGGGGAGATGTCAAGCAAGATAGAGGCACAGTAGTAGGAAATATTGTCAGAGCTTCGCAGGATAGAAAAGTGTATGCTGTAAGCAGGGACCCCCAGCAGGGTAAGCATGCCGTTACACATTACCAAGTTTTAGAACGTTTCGGAGAAACAACTTTGCTTTCTTTACAATTAGAAACAGGTAGAACACATCAAATACGAGTTCACATGAAGCATATTGGGCATACTCTTTTTGGGGATGAAAACTACGGAGGAGATAAGATACTATATGGTCAGATTACACAAAAATACAAGCAGTTTATTGAAAATTGCTTTAAGTTATGTCCAAGGCAAGCACTACATGCTCACACTTTGGGATTTATTCACCCTGAAACGTATAAAAAACTTTATTTTGAGCAGCCCTTACCTGAGGACATGGAGAATCTCATTCAAAAATGGAGAAAATATAAAAATTTGATTTCTTGA
- a CDS encoding redoxin domain-containing protein codes for MKRVVLGLLIGFVVFNVQCAWAQGGVIGLTPPRLEANKFPTGLEIGQKAPPITALDNHADPIFLLNLLKKGPAVILFYGGRWDPVARKQIRDIQDSLKYITEKGAFLIAVTADSYEEIDKMVEETGATFPIIHDRSHLIMDAYKVSYRVTEDMVAKFKKMNITLKKNPDEEFYTLPVSCTYVIGRDRRVAAIWLNKNYELTAGVRYIINKLKELGMKKE; via the coding sequence ATGAAAAGAGTGGTATTAGGCTTACTTATAGGATTTGTAGTTTTTAATGTGCAATGCGCTTGGGCGCAGGGAGGTGTTATAGGTTTAACTCCACCAAGACTTGAAGCCAATAAGTTTCCTACAGGTTTAGAGATAGGGCAAAAAGCACCTCCAATTACAGCTTTGGACAATCATGCTGACCCTATTTTTCTTTTGAACTTACTTAAAAAAGGACCTGCAGTAATTCTATTTTATGGAGGACGCTGGGATCCTGTAGCTCGTAAGCAAATTAGAGATATCCAAGACTCTCTCAAATACATTACAGAAAAAGGTGCTTTTTTGATTGCTGTTACTGCTGATAGTTATGAAGAGATTGATAAAATGGTAGAAGAAACAGGCGCAACCTTTCCTATTATCCATGACCGAAGCCACTTAATCATGGATGCCTATAAGGTTTCTTACCGTGTAACCGAAGACATGGTGGCGAAATTCAAAAAAATGAATATTACTTTGAAAAAGAATCCTGACGAAGAATTTTATACCTTACCTGTTTCCTGCACTTACGTAATAGGCAGGGATAGAAGAGTAGCAGCCATCTGGTTAAATAAAAATTATGAACTAACTGCAGGCGTTCGCTACATTATCAACAAGCTCAAAGAGTTAGGTATGAAAAAGGAATAA
- a CDS encoding OmpA family protein, with the protein MGKKNMMKYHVLIVLSILCASIIQAQTPGRSKYGKIVNLGKNVNSSYEDYQPTITADEKMILFVSYRPGGLGAEDFWITEKIDSVRWGVAYNVGAPVNTPGTEGSGCISADGQKIYYVRNLDDGNNCDIFVSTLKGKQWSPPERLPPTVNSPYWDSQPSISADGTMLFFASNRPGGKGLTDIWWSKKGPDGKWQPARPINKINTPESEATPYIHVDNRTLFFSTNGRPGLGGYDVFRSVYDPEKDEWSTPVNMGDPICSELDDKYFILSPDGNRGYFASNRDGGFGEHDLYMINMFAGSKQVIVTLTGFVKDAKTLKPIGAKVTLMNLTKGEKINEFDANSDNGKYLVVMQGGNNYGLFVEAEGYAPFSESYYIDQYAGSGTYPRDILLKPLVGETATFNNILFETGKAVLLPASKIELDKMVEIMKKNPSLKAEIIGHTDNQGTPEANQRLSEERAKAVAKYLIDNGIAADRLKTKGYGDTKPVADNSNEEGRRKNRRVEMAFIK; encoded by the coding sequence ATGGGAAAAAAGAATATGATGAAATACCACGTCCTTATTGTACTAAGCATTCTCTGTGCTTCAATAATTCAAGCACAGACGCCAGGTCGTTCTAAATACGGTAAGATTGTCAATCTTGGCAAAAATGTAAATTCCTCTTACGAGGATTACCAGCCCACTATTACTGCTGATGAAAAGATGATACTGTTTGTTTCCTATCGTCCAGGTGGGTTGGGTGCGGAAGATTTCTGGATTACAGAAAAAATAGACAGTGTAAGGTGGGGAGTAGCTTACAATGTGGGCGCACCTGTAAATACACCTGGTACAGAAGGAAGTGGTTGCATCTCTGCTGATGGACAAAAAATTTATTATGTGAGAAATTTAGATGATGGTAACAATTGCGATATATTCGTTTCTACTCTCAAAGGCAAACAGTGGTCCCCACCCGAAAGACTACCACCTACAGTCAATAGCCCTTATTGGGACTCTCAACCCAGCATTTCAGCAGATGGTACTATGCTATTTTTTGCAAGCAACAGACCCGGCGGAAAGGGACTGACAGACATTTGGTGGTCGAAAAAAGGACCTGATGGTAAGTGGCAGCCTGCTAGACCTATTAACAAAATCAACACTCCTGAATCCGAAGCTACTCCATACATTCATGTAGATAATAGAACACTATTTTTTAGTACAAATGGCAGACCGGGTTTAGGCGGTTATGATGTATTCAGGTCTGTTTATGACCCCGAAAAAGATGAATGGTCTACGCCTGTAAACATGGGCGATCCTATCTGTTCAGAGCTAGATGACAAGTATTTTATTCTCTCTCCTGATGGAAATAGGGGCTACTTTGCTTCCAATAGAGATGGCGGTTTTGGCGAACATGACCTATACATGATAAATATGTTTGCAGGCAGCAAACAAGTAATCGTAACCTTAACAGGTTTTGTCAAAGATGCAAAAACCCTCAAACCCATAGGCGCAAAGGTTACTCTCATGAACCTTACCAAAGGTGAAAAAATCAATGAATTTGATGCTAACTCAGATAATGGTAAGTACCTTGTGGTAATGCAAGGTGGAAACAACTACGGTCTATTTGTAGAAGCAGAAGGATACGCTCCATTCTCAGAAAGCTATTACATTGACCAATATGCAGGTTCTGGTACGTATCCCCGAGATATATTACTCAAGCCTCTTGTAGGCGAAACTGCCACATTCAACAATATACTCTTTGAAACAGGAAAAGCAGTCTTACTCCCTGCGTCAAAAATTGAGCTGGATAAAATGGTAGAAATCATGAAGAAAAACCCAAGCTTAAAAGCTGAAATTATTGGACATACAGACAATCAAGGTACTCCTGAAGCTAATCAAAGGTTGTCAGAAGAGCGTGCAAAAGCAGTAGCAAAATATTTGATAGATAATGGCATAGCTGCTGATAGATTGAAGACAAAGGGATACGGTGATACCAAGCCTGTTGCAGATAATTCAAATGAAGAAGGAAGAAGAAAGAATCGTAGAGTAGAAATGGCGTTTATTAAGTAG